In Synechococcus sp. UW69, a single genomic region encodes these proteins:
- a CDS encoding hemagglutinin, protein MTFFDAGVPGSNGTDVVAHHGAATSPPDQDGSEQYYVHRHQVDNNLVLEGARTFTLLNPAWDHPHHIIHLIRAMGALQIPIGTYHRSVSSIDGSLVLNQSMRDREFDYRTEFIPIRLQAQEDLRKAKATVPWIWSWKDGHICRDHGSQ, encoded by the coding sequence GTGACCTTCTTTGATGCTGGGGTCCCAGGGAGCAATGGCACCGACGTGGTCGCCCACCATGGCGCCGCCACATCCCCCCCCGATCAAGACGGCTCAGAGCAGTACTACGTCCACCGTCATCAGGTGGACAACAACCTGGTGTTAGAAGGAGCTCGTACTTTCACGCTGCTCAATCCAGCCTGGGATCACCCCCATCACATCATTCATTTGATCCGCGCGATGGGTGCTCTCCAAATCCCGATCGGGACCTACCACCGCTCAGTTTCCAGCATCGACGGCAGTCTGGTTCTGAACCAGTCCATGCGTGATCGCGAATTTGATTACAGAACGGAATTCATCCCCATACGACTTCAAGCACAAGAGGATCTCCGGAAAGCAAAAGCAACGGTTCCATGGATCTGGAGCTGGAAAGATGGGCACATCTGCAGAGATCACGGATCTCAGTGA
- a CDS encoding YcjF family protein — protein MPPTSLLRPLAVAGAGLLAGHWLISDVMHVPGGGLGLLAAGGVVIWLGRKPSKPRFAAPVSLDGWIARCQEVLDQFARFEQQPSADLARRAELKLVVERSGPVRMAMVALGDHQGPNAEDLSRSLAGSVSLSLSLCHPLITDGSRCWPRGLVDQDLILFTLGTPLLASDLLWLQQLPDDQPAWLLVTPEGQEASPDAISALVADLPDRWRERILVHDPSMSLRAALGPLRRLLKQAASETRPRLLADLHRRWQRDLESLRRERFLQIQQRTQWVVAGSVLASPVPSLDLLAVAVANGLMIKEMGEIWGTSLQPDVLREAAAQLARVALAQGVVEWTGQTLLGLAKLDGGSWLIAGAMQALSAAYLTRVVGRSMADWLAVNAGVDELDLVALKQQAPLLVARAAEQERLNWNGFVQQSRDWLLHATS, from the coding sequence ATGCCACCAACGTCGCTGCTGCGGCCGCTGGCTGTGGCTGGAGCTGGCCTGCTTGCTGGACACTGGCTGATCAGTGATGTCATGCATGTTCCCGGCGGAGGACTGGGCCTCCTGGCTGCTGGTGGCGTGGTGATCTGGCTCGGCCGCAAGCCCAGCAAACCGCGGTTCGCAGCACCGGTGTCTCTGGATGGATGGATTGCTCGCTGCCAGGAGGTGCTGGATCAGTTCGCACGTTTTGAGCAGCAACCATCCGCGGATCTAGCCCGACGCGCTGAATTGAAGTTGGTGGTGGAGCGCAGCGGTCCTGTGCGTATGGCGATGGTCGCCCTGGGGGACCATCAGGGACCAAACGCAGAGGACCTCAGCCGATCTCTTGCAGGCTCGGTGTCTTTGAGCCTGTCGTTGTGCCATCCCTTGATCACTGACGGCAGCCGCTGTTGGCCTCGTGGGCTGGTGGATCAGGACCTGATTCTGTTCACCCTGGGCACTCCATTGCTGGCCTCAGACCTGCTTTGGCTTCAGCAGTTGCCGGATGATCAACCCGCCTGGCTGCTTGTGACTCCCGAGGGTCAGGAAGCGTCGCCTGATGCCATCTCTGCTCTCGTCGCTGATCTCCCCGATCGCTGGCGTGAGCGAATTCTGGTTCATGATCCGTCGATGTCGCTTCGGGCTGCTTTGGGGCCTTTGCGCCGTTTGCTGAAACAGGCGGCTTCCGAGACGCGGCCGCGGCTTTTGGCTGATCTTCACCGGCGCTGGCAGCGCGACTTGGAGTCGCTCCGGCGTGAGCGCTTTCTGCAGATCCAGCAACGCACCCAATGGGTGGTTGCCGGTTCTGTGTTGGCATCCCCAGTCCCAAGCCTTGATCTTCTTGCCGTCGCGGTGGCCAACGGATTGATGATCAAGGAGATGGGAGAGATCTGGGGAACGTCGCTGCAGCCAGATGTGCTCAGGGAAGCGGCGGCGCAGCTGGCGCGTGTGGCGCTGGCCCAGGGCGTGGTGGAGTGGACCGGACAAACCTTGCTGGGTCTGGCCAAGTTGGATGGGGGGAGCTGGCTCATCGCTGGAGCGATGCAAGCCCTCAGTGCGGCCTATCTCACCCGCGTGGTGGGACGTTCCATGGCGGATTGGCTGGCGGTCAATGCGGGTGTGGATGAGCTGGATCTTGTGGCGTTGAAGCAGCAGGCCCCGTTGCTCGTGGCCCGGGCCGCTGAGCAGGAGCGGCTGAACTGGAACGGCTTCGTTCAGCAATCACGCGATTGGCTGCTTCATGCAACTTCATGA
- the rpsU gene encoding 30S ribosomal protein S21, translating to MSQVTVGENEGIESALRRFKRSVAKAGIFSDLRRIRHHETPVEKYKRKLKQRSRNRRR from the coding sequence ATGAGTCAGGTCACAGTCGGCGAGAACGAAGGTATTGAATCCGCGTTGCGTCGCTTCAAACGCTCCGTCGCCAAAGCCGGCATCTTTTCTGATCTGCGTCGGATCCGTCACCACGAAACCCCCGTTGAGAAGTACAAGCGCAAGCTGAAGCAACGCTCCCGCAACCGCCGCCGCTGA
- a CDS encoding OsmC family protein: protein MTRISCRYTGDLHCSAEHGPSGVALHTDAPPDHDGRGESFSPTDLLATALGTCILTVMGITAKRRNWTVTDAEASVEKIMSQSGPRRIETLRVSITLPIGLSEEQVQLFKRVVNDCPVKRNLEPSMTIDLIWC from the coding sequence ATGACGCGCATTTCCTGCCGCTACACCGGCGACCTGCACTGCTCAGCAGAACATGGGCCCTCAGGCGTGGCATTGCACACCGATGCACCGCCTGATCACGACGGACGTGGTGAAAGCTTTTCACCAACAGATTTGTTGGCCACCGCTCTTGGCACCTGCATCTTGACCGTGATGGGAATCACGGCCAAACGCCGAAATTGGACGGTTACTGATGCAGAAGCATCGGTGGAAAAAATCATGAGCCAATCGGGGCCCCGCAGGATCGAGACACTTCGGGTCAGCATCACCCTGCCGATAGGGTTGTCAGAGGAGCAGGTTCAGTTGTTCAAACGTGTTGTGAATGACTGCCCTGTGAAACGCAATCTTGAGCCATCCATGACGATTGATTTGATCTGGTGCTGA
- a CDS encoding DUF1499 domain-containing protein has protein sequence MLFHLVGPVPADLGVSNGELRACKTTAHCAREVWASSDPTADFNKLNTLVRQRPRMVVVNEKEAYFHAEASSAFFGFIDDLEVFADEDKSQIQARSESRIGDSDLGVNTARISELRSALER, from the coding sequence ATGTTGTTCCATCTCGTCGGCCCCGTTCCTGCCGATTTGGGAGTCAGCAACGGTGAGCTCCGTGCTTGCAAGACGACCGCTCACTGCGCAAGGGAAGTCTGGGCGAGCTCAGATCCAACCGCAGATTTCAACAAGCTGAACACGTTGGTTCGGCAGAGGCCCCGAATGGTTGTCGTCAACGAGAAAGAGGCCTACTTCCATGCGGAGGCAAGCAGCGCATTCTTCGGCTTCATTGACGACCTAGAAGTATTCGCAGACGAGGACAAGAGCCAGATTCAGGCACGCTCCGAGTCTCGGATCGGTGACTCTGACCTTGGTGTGAATACCGCAAGGATTTCGGAGCTGCGGTCGGCCCTCGAGCGCTGA
- a CDS encoding early protein (E6), translated as MPSSPRDRIGEVYGKLTVVRASERRTKAGNVYWWCRCSCGAEREVPSDKLSLNTARRKPTVNACERCARELQIEGVYRKNDREEKERRQAAVEARSKLVGQVPERWLKLPLTDAHAREQGKKLFFRGTTCLRGHLAPYRINGGCLACSGQMPSAANSPSTRPTVS; from the coding sequence ATGCCTTCCAGCCCACGCGACCGCATCGGTGAGGTTTACGGCAAGCTCACTGTCGTGCGCGCTTCCGAACGTCGAACCAAAGCAGGGAACGTTTACTGGTGGTGCCGCTGCAGCTGTGGAGCAGAGCGAGAGGTACCCAGCGACAAATTGTCGCTCAACACAGCGCGTCGCAAACCCACCGTGAACGCTTGCGAGCGTTGTGCGAGAGAACTCCAGATTGAAGGGGTTTATCGCAAAAACGATCGGGAGGAAAAAGAACGCCGCCAAGCAGCTGTTGAGGCCAGATCGAAATTGGTAGGACAAGTTCCCGAGCGCTGGCTGAAGCTGCCCCTCACTGATGCTCATGCTCGAGAGCAAGGGAAAAAACTCTTTTTTCGCGGAACAACCTGCCTTCGTGGACACTTGGCGCCCTATCGCATCAACGGCGGCTGCTTGGCTTGTTCTGGTCAGATGCCATCCGCGGCAAATTCGCCATCAACCAGGCCCACAGTGTCATGA
- a CDS encoding AAA family ATPase, whose product MPETAQQGHLLIGPPGSGKSTLAGILAPLLRARVISNDALRKQLWGDANVQGPWPELEPLLYEAIDSALAAGENVLLDATHAQLSWRQRLMHRDLGVRRLKWIGWWLQTPLDRCLVWNQCRERMVPEQVIHAMHRTLTSRADRPDKREGFSSLIRLNLASSDHQEQINRAVQTILGHEER is encoded by the coding sequence TTGCCTGAAACAGCACAGCAGGGGCATCTGTTGATCGGTCCCCCCGGCAGTGGAAAGTCCACCCTCGCCGGGATCCTCGCTCCATTGCTCCGTGCAAGGGTGATCTCCAACGACGCGCTGAGGAAACAGCTTTGGGGGGACGCAAACGTTCAAGGTCCCTGGCCTGAACTCGAACCCCTCCTCTATGAAGCCATCGACAGCGCCCTGGCTGCTGGCGAGAACGTGCTTTTGGATGCCACCCATGCGCAACTCAGCTGGCGCCAACGGTTGATGCACAGAGATTTAGGGGTGAGGCGCCTGAAGTGGATCGGCTGGTGGCTACAGACACCGCTGGACCGCTGCCTTGTCTGGAACCAGTGCCGTGAACGAATGGTGCCGGAACAGGTGATTCATGCGATGCACCGAACGCTGACCAGCCGTGCTGATCGACCCGATAAGAGAGAGGGATTCTCAAGTTTGATTCGCCTCAATCTCGCCAGCTCAGACCACCAAGAACAGATCAATCGAGCAGTTCAAACCATTCTTGGCCATGAAGAAAGGTAA
- a CDS encoding sulfite exporter TauE/SafE family protein, whose product MSVSELLTQIALLGIAIGANGLSALAGGGAGLVQLPALILLGLPFAMALATHKVASVALGLGATGRHWRASSLDLKRSAVVLGAGLPGVCLGASMVLALPDQAATASLGLLTLGLGVYSARKPDLGTMDAPRPLTASTVGVGACGLFIIGILNGSLTSGTGLFVTLWLVRWFGLSYARAVAHTLVLVGLGWNGVGALVLGLSGEIRWDWLPALVLGSLIGGFLGAHYSLVKGSRLVKRSFEILALLMGGSLLIRCL is encoded by the coding sequence ATGAGTGTTTCCGAACTGCTAACCCAAATCGCCCTCTTGGGTATTGCCATTGGAGCCAATGGCCTATCAGCACTAGCGGGCGGTGGCGCTGGACTGGTTCAACTCCCAGCGCTCATCCTTCTTGGCCTTCCATTTGCCATGGCACTGGCCACTCATAAGGTTGCCAGCGTTGCTCTGGGGCTCGGAGCGACGGGGCGTCACTGGCGAGCCAGCAGCCTTGACCTCAAACGCTCTGCAGTGGTGCTCGGTGCCGGTTTACCGGGGGTCTGCTTGGGCGCCAGCATGGTTCTTGCCCTGCCAGATCAAGCGGCCACCGCAAGCCTCGGTCTGCTGACGCTGGGGCTAGGGGTTTACTCGGCGCGGAAACCAGATCTGGGAACGATGGACGCGCCCCGCCCCCTGACGGCCAGCACCGTCGGAGTCGGAGCCTGCGGACTGTTCATTATTGGAATCCTCAACGGTTCGCTGACCTCGGGGACAGGTTTGTTTGTCACCCTTTGGCTGGTGCGCTGGTTCGGACTGAGCTACGCGAGAGCCGTAGCCCACACGCTGGTTTTGGTGGGGTTGGGATGGAATGGAGTGGGAGCGCTGGTGCTGGGTTTGAGCGGAGAGATCCGCTGGGACTGGCTGCCAGCACTGGTTCTCGGATCGCTCATCGGAGGCTTTCTGGGCGCCCACTACTCACTTGTGAAAGGAAGTCGTCTGGTCAAACGATCCTTCGAAATCTTGGCGCTGCTGATGGGGGGATCTCTTCTAATCCGCTGTCTCTGA
- the psbA gene encoding photosystem II q(b) protein — protein MSTAIRSGRQSNWEAFCQWVTDTNNRIYVGWFGVLMIPCLLAATICFTIAFIAAPPVDIDGIREPVAGSLIYGNNIISGAVVPSSNAIGLHFYPIWEAASLDEWLYNGGPFQLVVFHFLIGIYAYMGREWELSYRLGMRPWICVAYSAPVAAASAVFLVYPFGQGSFSDAMPLGISGTFNYMLVFQAEHNILMHPFHMLGVAGVFGGSLFSAMHGSLVTSSLVRETTESESQNYGYKFGQEEETYNIVAAHGYFGRLIFQYASFNNSRSLHFFLGAWPVVGIWFTSMGVSTMAFNLNGFNFNQSILDSQGRVLNTWADMINRAGLGMEVMHERNAHNFPLDLAAVESTPVALQAPAIG, from the coding sequence ATGTCCACCGCAATTCGCAGCGGACGCCAGAGCAATTGGGAAGCCTTTTGTCAGTGGGTTACCGACACCAACAACCGCATTTATGTGGGTTGGTTCGGCGTACTGATGATTCCCTGCCTCTTGGCGGCCACCATCTGCTTCACCATTGCGTTTATCGCAGCACCCCCTGTCGATATCGATGGCATCCGTGAGCCTGTCGCTGGCTCCCTGATCTACGGCAACAACATCATCTCCGGTGCTGTTGTTCCTTCTTCAAACGCCATCGGCCTGCACTTCTACCCCATCTGGGAAGCTGCTTCCCTCGATGAGTGGCTGTACAACGGCGGCCCCTTCCAGCTGGTTGTTTTCCACTTCCTCATCGGCATCTACGCCTACATGGGTCGTGAGTGGGAACTCTCCTACCGCCTGGGCATGCGCCCCTGGATCTGCGTTGCTTACAGCGCACCTGTTGCTGCAGCCTCTGCTGTCTTCCTGGTTTACCCCTTCGGTCAGGGCTCCTTCTCTGACGCAATGCCCCTGGGCATCTCTGGCACCTTCAACTACATGTTGGTGTTCCAGGCCGAGCACAACATCCTGATGCACCCCTTCCACATGTTGGGCGTCGCAGGTGTCTTCGGCGGCAGCTTGTTCTCCGCCATGCACGGCTCCCTGGTGACCTCCTCCCTGGTGCGTGAAACCACCGAGAGCGAGTCCCAGAACTACGGCTACAAGTTTGGCCAAGAGGAAGAGACCTACAACATCGTGGCTGCCCACGGTTACTTCGGTCGCCTGATCTTCCAATACGCCTCCTTCAACAACAGCCGTAGCCTTCACTTCTTCCTGGGTGCTTGGCCTGTTGTCGGCATCTGGTTCACGTCCATGGGCGTGTCAACCATGGCCTTCAACCTGAACGGTTTCAACTTCAACCAGTCCATCCTGGATAGTCAGGGCCGCGTCCTGAACACCTGGGCCGACATGATCAACCGTGCCGGCCTCGGCATGGAAGTGATGCACGAGCGCAACGCTCACAACTTCCCCCTCGACCTGGCTGCTGTTGAGTCCACTCCTGTGGCTCTGCAGGCTCCTGCCATCGGTTGA
- a CDS encoding galactose oxidase, which yields MGAGQLRPSRSLMVCLTCQHFQHTLAEAGVTQPVCARHQQLLPQGAHLDHRCHQWMQRLEKEIGWCPEGA from the coding sequence ATGGGCGCAGGGCAGCTACGGCCCAGTCGATCCCTCATGGTGTGCCTCACCTGCCAGCACTTTCAGCACACCCTTGCCGAGGCAGGAGTCACTCAGCCGGTCTGCGCACGCCATCAACAATTGCTCCCCCAGGGAGCACACCTTGATCACCGCTGCCACCAGTGGATGCAGCGACTGGAGAAGGAGATCGGCTGGTGCCCAGAGGGGGCCTAA
- a CDS encoding cation diffusion facilitator family transporter produces MTQSHPNPMVDNRKGVRRVLMVALGLNITMSLLKLLVGVMSGSLAVIADAMHSATDALSSLTGLVTNKLSDPRPDRDHPYGHRKYEAVGALGIAGFILFTAIEILMRSGERLLEGLPPIRVTGQELVLLTLVLGFNLLLAGYELREGRRLNSNLLKADAQHAASDVWTTVVVLVGMAGAVWLQVSWLDVALAIPMALLLIRVCSQVLRSTLPWLVDHMAIAPEAIYAEAMSTAGVMNCHDIASRGVLGQQIFIEMHMVVDADDLTKAHQITEQVEDRLEETFGPVRCTIHLEPKDYVEDWITYTGAHG; encoded by the coding sequence ATGACACAAAGTCATCCCAACCCGATGGTCGACAACCGCAAGGGGGTGCGCAGGGTTCTCATGGTGGCTCTGGGCCTGAACATCACCATGTCGCTTCTGAAGCTTCTGGTGGGGGTCATGAGTGGATCCCTGGCGGTGATCGCGGATGCCATGCACAGCGCCACCGATGCCCTCTCCAGCCTCACGGGACTGGTCACGAACAAGCTCTCCGATCCACGGCCGGATCGCGATCATCCCTATGGACATCGCAAATACGAGGCGGTCGGAGCCCTCGGAATCGCAGGTTTCATCCTGTTCACAGCCATCGAAATCCTCATGCGTTCAGGGGAGCGGCTCCTGGAGGGGCTGCCTCCCATTCGTGTCACGGGCCAGGAGCTTGTGCTGCTCACCCTTGTGCTGGGGTTCAATCTCCTGCTTGCGGGGTATGAGCTGCGGGAAGGTCGGCGACTCAACAGCAACCTGCTCAAGGCGGATGCCCAGCATGCAGCGAGTGACGTCTGGACCACCGTGGTGGTGCTGGTGGGCATGGCAGGGGCGGTATGGCTGCAGGTGAGCTGGCTCGACGTTGCTTTGGCGATCCCCATGGCTCTGCTGCTGATCCGTGTCTGCTCGCAGGTGCTGCGCAGCACCTTGCCCTGGCTGGTGGACCACATGGCGATTGCCCCCGAGGCCATCTACGCCGAAGCGATGTCCACCGCCGGGGTGATGAATTGCCACGACATCGCCAGCCGCGGCGTGCTGGGTCAGCAGATCTTCATCGAAATGCATATGGTTGTCGATGCCGACGACCTCACCAAGGCGCACCAGATCACTGAGCAGGTGGAGGATCGCTTGGAGGAAACCTTCGGCCCGGTGCGGTGCACCATCCATCTGGAACCAAAGGACTACGTGGAGGACTGGATCACCTACACCGGTGCCCATGGCTGA
- a CDS encoding nuclear transport factor 2 family protein gives MLQPPLDAEQIRALFTKPYGTPGPTAAQWKAVYADDVHFTDPTQERQGIDAYILAQEGLMQRCDDVFLETETVAVNGETAFVEWRMGLKIKGIEFIYPGATRLSFNPDGKIGDHRDYFDFVGPTFAPVPVIGGLVRWLYKRFVA, from the coding sequence ATGCTTCAACCGCCGCTGGACGCAGAACAGATCCGTGCCCTGTTCACCAAGCCCTACGGAACACCCGGGCCCACAGCTGCACAATGGAAGGCTGTTTACGCCGACGACGTTCACTTCACCGATCCAACCCAGGAACGGCAGGGAATTGACGCTTACATCCTTGCCCAGGAAGGTCTGATGCAGCGCTGTGATGACGTTTTCCTGGAAACAGAAACGGTGGCGGTGAACGGAGAAACAGCCTTCGTTGAATGGCGCATGGGCCTAAAAATCAAAGGGATTGAATTCATCTATCCCGGCGCAACCCGACTCAGCTTCAATCCAGATGGAAAGATCGGGGATCATCGTGATTATTTCGATTTCGTCGGTCCCACATTCGCTCCTGTTCCTGTGATTGGTGGGCTGGTGCGATGGCTGTACAAACGGTTCGTTGCCTGA
- a CDS encoding DoxX family protein, producing the protein MIRAILSRPIAGDLGLLVLRVFTGALLIHHGYEKLANIENFADAFVRPLHLPFPILLSYVAAFSEVIGSWLLITGLLTRMGALAVAGTISVAIYHAIVTAGFNIYLLELLGLYFAAAVAVLACGPGVFSIDELIARRLEPDMEFSAELNEGFSKSGVLEEAVVGR; encoded by the coding sequence GTGATTCGCGCCATTCTTTCCCGTCCCATTGCAGGCGACCTTGGTCTGCTTGTCCTCCGGGTGTTCACGGGGGCTCTGCTGATTCACCACGGCTACGAGAAGCTCGCCAATATCGAAAATTTTGCCGATGCATTCGTTCGTCCGTTGCATCTGCCCTTTCCGATCTTGCTCTCCTATGTCGCGGCGTTCTCGGAAGTGATCGGAAGCTGGTTGCTGATCACAGGATTGTTGACGCGGATGGGGGCATTGGCTGTTGCGGGAACCATCTCCGTCGCCATCTATCACGCCATCGTCACAGCTGGCTTCAACATCTATCTCCTCGAGCTCCTCGGGCTCTACTTCGCGGCAGCTGTTGCCGTGTTGGCCTGTGGCCCAGGTGTGTTCTCCATTGATGAGCTCATTGCTCGTCGTCTCGAGCCAGACATGGAGTTTTCTGCTGAGCTGAATGAAGGCTTCTCCAAGAGCGGTGTTCTTGAAGAAGCAGTTGTCGGACGCTGA
- a CDS encoding DUF2130 domain-containing protein: MHEIICPNCNTAFKVDEAGYADILKQVRDRDFEQQLNKRLALAEQDKRNAIELAIAKKDTEMQTLEAQLKQSAMHQELAIKDAVNKAEKQRDRIAAELQQMREQQATQQRLAETRFAKEMQAVTLQKDSELRDLQAQLNAGSMQQQLAVNEAVSTVEKQRDALQSVLNETELKHQLESQSLKERYETQLSDRDQAIERLRDMKARLSTKMVGETLEQHCETEFNRIRAAAFPKAYFEKDNDARSGSKGDYIFRDQDELNNEIISIMFEMKNEADTTATKKKNEDFLKELDKDRNEKNCEYAVLVSLLEPENELYNSGIVDVSHRYTKTYIIRPQFFIPFITLLRNAAMKSLEYKAELALVKAQNIDVTNFENDLETFKTAFSRNYDLASRRFQTAIDEIDKSIDHLQKTKDALMGADRNLRLANDKAQDVTVKKLTRRNPTMAAKFADLDNSADQQSA, encoded by the coding sequence ATGCACGAGATCATCTGCCCCAACTGCAACACAGCCTTCAAGGTGGATGAAGCCGGCTATGCCGACATCCTGAAACAGGTCAGAGATAGAGACTTTGAACAACAACTGAATAAACGACTTGCACTGGCGGAACAAGACAAGCGCAATGCCATCGAATTGGCCATTGCCAAAAAAGACACAGAAATGCAGACGCTTGAAGCCCAACTCAAGCAAAGTGCGATGCATCAAGAATTAGCGATTAAAGATGCTGTCAATAAAGCCGAGAAGCAGCGAGATCGCATCGCCGCCGAACTACAGCAAATGCGTGAACAACAGGCAACACAGCAACGCCTCGCAGAGACCAGATTCGCCAAAGAGATGCAGGCGGTGACGCTTCAGAAAGATAGTGAGCTTCGTGATTTGCAGGCACAGCTGAATGCCGGTTCGATGCAACAGCAGCTAGCAGTGAATGAAGCGGTGAGCACGGTTGAGAAGCAACGAGATGCTCTCCAAAGCGTTTTAAACGAAACAGAGCTGAAGCATCAACTGGAATCACAATCGCTCAAGGAACGCTATGAAACCCAGCTCAGTGACCGAGATCAAGCCATAGAACGACTGCGCGACATGAAAGCGCGACTCTCCACCAAAATGGTGGGAGAAACCCTTGAACAGCACTGCGAAACCGAATTCAACCGCATTCGTGCTGCTGCTTTCCCGAAGGCCTACTTCGAAAAAGACAACGATGCCCGCAGTGGCAGCAAAGGCGATTATATCTTCCGCGACCAAGACGAACTCAACAATGAAATCATCTCAATTATGTTTGAGATGAAAAACGAAGCCGACACAACAGCCACCAAGAAGAAAAACGAGGATTTTCTCAAAGAGCTCGATAAAGATAGAAATGAAAAGAACTGCGAGTATGCAGTTCTTGTATCGCTCCTCGAGCCCGAAAATGAATTGTATAATTCAGGAATTGTTGATGTTTCTCATCGCTATACAAAAACCTATATCATTCGGCCGCAGTTTTTTATTCCATTTATCACGTTGCTACGCAATGCTGCCATGAAATCGCTTGAGTACAAGGCAGAGCTTGCCCTTGTAAAAGCTCAGAATATTGATGTAACTAACTTCGAGAACGATCTCGAAACCTTCAAAACGGCATTCTCGCGAAACTACGACCTTGCCTCGAGACGCTTCCAAACCGCGATTGATGAAATCGATAAATCCATTGATCATCTCCAAAAGACTAAGGATGCGCTGATGGGAGCTGATCGAAATCTTCGCCTCGCCAATGACAAAGCGCAGGATGTCACCGTTAAAAAGTTGACCCGCAGAAATCCAACGATGGCAGCCAAGTTTGCCGATTTAGACAATTCAGCTGACCAACAATCCGCCTAA
- a CDS encoding CP12 domain-containing protein: MKTIDEHIQKDQEEFLKALSDHNDGKVRHLTEELQWLLDHKKEFPDDPHDPSPLELFCEQNPDEPECLVYDD; the protein is encoded by the coding sequence ATGAAAACGATTGACGAGCACATTCAGAAGGATCAAGAGGAGTTCCTCAAGGCCCTGTCTGATCACAACGACGGCAAAGTGCGTCATCTCACGGAAGAGCTGCAGTGGTTGTTGGATCACAAAAAGGAATTCCCCGATGATCCCCATGACCCCTCTCCCCTGGAACTGTTCTGTGAGCAAAATCCCGATGAGCCTGAGTGCCTGGTCTATGACGACTGA
- a CDS encoding DUF481 domain-containing protein has protein sequence MHRFLATAGLLSLGMLPSLSWAETVNLTLRNGDSLHGELIERNSEDGTMVLNHPQLGRLELTAEQLQPAETKPLWTSSISAGLIGNEKDGDSSMSISFTGKTRYKDEQQKLSLSGSFNASKSKDSGEALSIDTEKGSAELRYDKPIGSNLDLFALSSYQYNGTNDSGVNTVLGNIGVAFPLMKSETTDFTVSIGPSVQWSGGGITCASDTFCGNTYGGATLTADLSWKPMPTLKFGLQNQFTTVWANEIQPGNTLTAEVRYYPAVNSKLFTTLRVQSIYQSMSTPQVNNTITAQVGADF, from the coding sequence ATGCACCGTTTTCTCGCCACCGCTGGACTGCTGTCCCTCGGCATGCTCCCCAGCCTGAGCTGGGCCGAAACCGTCAACTTGACCCTGCGCAACGGCGACAGTCTTCACGGGGAACTGATTGAGCGGAATTCAGAGGATGGAACGATGGTGCTCAACCACCCCCAGTTGGGGCGGTTGGAACTCACCGCAGAACAACTCCAACCGGCCGAAACCAAGCCCCTCTGGACAAGCTCTATATCCGCGGGTCTGATCGGCAATGAGAAGGACGGCGACAGCTCCATGTCGATCAGCTTCACCGGAAAAACCCGCTACAAAGATGAACAGCAGAAGCTGTCGTTGAGTGGCAGTTTCAATGCAAGTAAGTCGAAGGATTCGGGGGAGGCACTCTCCATCGATACGGAGAAGGGATCTGCGGAACTCCGATACGACAAACCCATCGGATCCAACCTCGATTTGTTTGCTCTGAGCAGTTACCAGTACAACGGCACCAATGATTCCGGGGTGAACACCGTGCTGGGAAACATCGGTGTGGCTTTCCCACTGATGAAGTCAGAAACAACTGATTTCACCGTGTCCATCGGTCCTTCGGTGCAGTGGAGCGGAGGAGGCATCACCTGTGCCAGCGACACGTTTTGCGGCAACACCTACGGCGGCGCAACGCTCACCGCAGATCTCAGCTGGAAACCCATGCCAACGCTGAAGTTTGGACTTCAAAACCAATTCACAACGGTCTGGGCGAACGAGATTCAACCAGGCAACACCCTTACCGCTGAGGTCCGTTACTACCCCGCCGTGAACAGCAAGTTGTTCACAACATTGCGGGTTCAATCGATTTACCAAAGCATGAGCACTCCACAGGTGAACAACACCATCACAGCTCAGGTGGGCGCCGACTTCTGA